A single genomic interval of Peromyscus leucopus breed LL Stock chromosome 7, UCI_PerLeu_2.1, whole genome shotgun sequence harbors:
- the LOC114686794 gene encoding glutathione S-transferase A2-like: protein MAGKPVLHYFKARGRMECIRWLLAAAGVEFEEKFIECPEDLEKLKKDGKLMFDQVPMVEIDGMILVQTRAILNYIATKYDLYGKDVKERAMIDMYSEGIVDLSEMIMQLIICPPDQKEAKISMIKDRTKNRYLPAFEKVLKSHGQDYLVGNRLTRVDIHLLELLLYIEELDSSLLAPFPLLKALKSRLSSLPNVKKFLQPGSQRKPPLDAKQIEEARKIFKF from the exons ATGGCCGGGAAGCCCGTGCTTCATTACTTCAAAGCCCGGGGCCGAATGGAATGCATCAGGTGGCTGCTGGCTGCAGCAGGGGTGGAG tttgaaGAGAAGTTTATAGAATGTCCAGAAGACttggaaaagttaaaaaaag aTGGGAAACTGATGTTTGACCAGGTGCCCATGGTGGAGATTGACGGGATGATACTGGTGCAGACCAGAGCCATTCTCAACTACATTGCCACCAAATACGACCTCTATGGCAAGGATGTGAAGGAGAGGGCCAT GATTGACATGTATTCAGAGGGCATTGTAGATCTGAGTGAAATGATTATGCAACTGATTATATGTCCCCCGGACCAAAAAGAAGCCAAGATTTCCATGATAAAAGACAGGACCAAAAACCGGTACTTGCCTGCCTTTGAAAAA GTGTTGAAGAGCCATGGACAAGACTACCTTGTTGGCAACAGGCTGACCAGGGTGGACATTCACCTGCTGGAACTTCTCCTCTATATTGAAGAACTTGACTCCAGCCTTCTGGCCCCTTTCCCCCTGCTGAAG GCCCTGAAGAGCAGACTCAGCAGCCTGCCCAATGTGAAGAAGTTCCTACAGCCTGGCAGTCAGAGAAAGCCTCCCCTTGATGCCAAACAAATCGAAGAGGCTAGGAAGATTTTCAAGTTCTAG